In Phormidium yuhuli AB48, one genomic interval encodes:
- a CDS encoding two-component system response regulator, which produces MTQDRPSTQSYRGDILIVDDTPENLKFLSKTLAEQQYKVRSVTDGVMALRVAQAAPINLILLDVKMPGMDGYEVCCRLKQHEKTKNIPVIFISALDDMIDKVKAFHVGGVDYITKPFHVEEVLARIETHITLEAAKTEILKLNSNLENRVRQRTHQLEKEIAARQQAQEQLLHLALHDALTELPNRVLFMKQLGRILDQSKQNSTHRFSVLLLDCDHFKVVNDSLGHLVGDRLLIAVARRIQTCLPPGVMLARLGGDEFAILVEEDTPEGDRALELAKQIQAELSYPFQLGSQENFTNVSIGIVLGHPSYEQPEHLLRDADSAMYQAKAKGKASQQIFDSRMYTQAIVRLQMETDLRRAIERREFLLYYQPIICLKTRKVSGLEALIRWEHPSRGLLLPGEFLPIAQDSDLMSHIDIWVLREACLQLKAWQDKNKLDDAIFMSTNLSVHNFLQEDITEKISDILVETGVSGHCLELEITEDSIIRNPSQVNSILNRLKHQNIKFSIDDFGTGYSSLSYLHQFSVDSLKIDRSFIQGIAPQPSSLSNLQIANTIIQLAENLQLSVIAEGIETLEQLSILEDLDCTYGQGYYFSRPLPADAALNFLTYCQQSG; this is translated from the coding sequence ATGACTCAAGACCGTCCCAGCACTCAGTCCTATCGAGGAGACATCTTGATTGTTGATGATACTCCAGAAAACTTGAAGTTTCTCTCCAAAACTCTTGCTGAGCAGCAGTATAAGGTTCGTAGCGTGACGGATGGGGTCATGGCGTTACGGGTGGCTCAAGCTGCTCCGATTAACTTGATTCTTCTGGATGTCAAAATGCCAGGCATGGATGGCTATGAAGTTTGTTGTCGGCTCAAGCAACATGAAAAGACTAAAAATATTCCCGTTATTTTTATCAGTGCCTTGGATGACATGATCGATAAAGTGAAAGCCTTTCATGTTGGTGGGGTTGATTATATTACGAAACCTTTTCATGTTGAGGAAGTATTAGCTCGTATTGAAACTCATATCACCTTGGAAGCAGCCAAGACGGAAATTTTAAAGCTCAATAGTAATTTAGAAAACCGTGTCAGACAACGAACACACCAGCTTGAAAAAGAGATTGCAGCCCGTCAACAGGCTCAGGAGCAACTGTTACATCTGGCGTTGCATGATGCCTTAACGGAGTTACCCAATCGTGTACTGTTTATGAAACAACTGGGTCGAATTTTAGACCAGAGCAAGCAAAATAGTACTCATCGTTTTTCGGTATTGCTATTAGACTGTGATCATTTCAAGGTCGTGAATGATTCCTTAGGTCATTTGGTGGGCGATCGCCTACTGATTGCTGTGGCGCGGCGAATCCAAACCTGTCTACCTCCTGGAGTAATGTTGGCAAGACTCGGTGGTGATGAATTTGCCATTTTGGTTGAAGAGGATACTCCCGAGGGCGATCGCGCGTTGGAATTGGCCAAGCAAATTCAAGCAGAGTTAAGCTATCCCTTTCAACTGGGGTCTCAGGAAAACTTTACCAATGTCAGTATCGGTATTGTTTTGGGTCATCCCAGTTATGAGCAGCCGGAGCATTTGTTACGAGATGCAGACTCAGCCATGTATCAGGCAAAAGCGAAGGGGAAAGCCAGTCAGCAAATTTTTGACTCCAGAATGTATACCCAGGCGATCGTGCGCTTGCAGATGGAAACGGATTTGCGGCGGGCGATCGAGCGCAGAGAGTTTCTTTTGTATTACCAGCCAATTATTTGCCTGAAAACAAGAAAGGTTTCTGGGTTAGAAGCCCTCATCCGCTGGGAACATCCGAGTCGTGGTTTATTACTTCCGGGAGAATTTTTACCAATTGCCCAAGATAGTGATCTCATGAGTCATATTGATATTTGGGTACTTCGGGAAGCCTGCTTACAACTGAAAGCCTGGCAGGACAAGAACAAGCTCGATGATGCTATCTTTATGTCCACCAATCTATCTGTGCATAACTTTTTACAAGAAGATATTACGGAAAAAATTTCTGATATTCTGGTAGAAACTGGAGTTTCGGGGCATTGTCTAGAGCTAGAAATCACAGAAGACAGCATTATTAGAAACCCAAGTCAAGTCAATTCCATCTTGAACCGACTCAAACATCAAAACATTAAATTTAGTATTGATGATTTTGGCACAGGATATTCATCCTTGAGCTATCTGCATCAATTTTCAGTCGATAGTCTTAAGATAGACCGGTCGTTTATCCAGGGAATTGCTCCCCAGCCCTCATCCCTCAGCAACTTACAAATTGCCAATACGATTATTCAACTTGCTGAAAACTTGCAGTTGTCTGTAATTGCCGAAGGGATTGAAACCCTAGAACAACTCTCTATATTAGAGGACTTAGACTGCACCTATGGTCAAGGCTATTACTTTTCACGACCCTTACCCGCAGACGCAGCGTTAAATTTTCTCACCTACTGTCAGCAGTCCGGTTGA